A region of Necator americanus strain Aroian chromosome I, whole genome shotgun sequence DNA encodes the following proteins:
- a CDS encoding hypothetical protein (NECATOR_CHRI.G2185.T1) encodes MSLNVGVLGHVDSGKTTLTRALAEIASTAAFDKHAESGGRRNTLDLGFSSLIVSGRRLALIDCPGHAGLIRAVLSASTVFDMAIVVVEASSGIQPQTAEHLLLCSIFCPKRVIVVLNKIDLVKENEIPSITKKVRKAIIALGIAEESPIVPLSLLKIEENTLHELMCVLTKSVYEPLRENSGRRQCRKSLSFIIERYGYYMAQHLTERYENPQFETACTLLISK; translated from the exons ATGTCGCTGAATGTGGGTGTACTTGGACATGTTGATAGTGGAAAAACAACGCTGACTAGAGCTCTGGCCGAAATAGCATCCACTGCTGCCTTCGACAAACATGCTGAAAGTGGAGGAAGGAGGAACACTCTTGATCTTGG ATTTTCGTCCCTCATCGTTTCTGGTCGCCGGCTTGCGTTAATTGACTGTCCCGGACATGCAGGACTCATCAGGGCAGTGTTGTCTGCAAGCACCGTCTTTGACATGGCGATTGTT GTTGTGGAAGCATCGTCAGGAATTCAACCACAAACGGCGGAGCATCTTCTTCTATGCTCTATTTTCTGTCCTAAACGAGTCATTGTTGTGCTCAACAAAATTGACTtggtgaaagaaaatgag ATTCCTAGCATtacgaaaaaagtgagaaaagcaATCATTGCATTAGGAATTGCAGAAGAGTCTCCG ATAGTCCCTTTATCTCTactgaaaatagaagaaaacacCCTTCATGAGTTAATGTGTGTTCTGACGAAGAGTGTTTATGAACCACTGagggaaaattctggaag GCGTCAGTGTAGGAAGAGTCTGAGCTTTATTATAGAAAGGTACGGTTATTATATGGCACAACATTTGACAGAACGTTATGAGAATCCGCAATTTGAAACTGCATGCACACTTCTGATTTCTAAATAG
- a CDS encoding hypothetical protein (NECATOR_CHRI.G2185.T3) — protein MYGHFYHSVKRQRNHCYQNLTIMRILVTGAAGFIGSHTTLELVEAGYDVMCIDNFSNSVSDDKGNAVSLLRVAELVGKPIPFERCDVCDLEKLDAVFAKGHFDGLIHLAALKAVGESVAMPYEYYSNNLIASLNLVKMCQKYNVKNFIFSSSATVYGVPKELPITESCPTGQGITNPYGQTKYMMEQILIDVGKAHPDWNIVLLRYFNPVGAHPSGRIGEDPRGIPNNLMPFVSQVAIGKLPVLKIFGDKWDTPDGTGVRDFIHIVDLARGHVKALDRIRKEGHIGTEIYNLGTGTGYSVKEMVAAFEKASDRKIPTEIGEPRTGDVAAVYCDPSLALKMLGWKAEFGLEEMSRDLWHWQSMNPNGFSQELLCNMSLNVGVLGHVDSGKTTLTRALAEIASTAAFDKHAESGGRRNTLDLGFSSLIVSGRRLALIDCPGHAGLIRAVLSASTVFDMAIVVVEASSGIQPQTAEHLLLCSIFCPKRVIVVLNKIDLVKENEIPSITKKVRKAIIALGIAEESPIVPLSLLKIEENTLHELMCVLTKSVYEPLRENSGRRQCRKSLSFIIERYGYYMAQHLTERYENPQFETACTLLISK, from the exons ATGTACGGACACTTTTACCATTCTGTGAAGCGTCAAAGAAACCATTGTTACCAGAACTTGACC ATAATGCGGATTCTAGTCACGGGGGCAGCCGGATTCATAGGAAGTCATACTACTCTTGAGCTTGTTGAAGCTGGCTATGATGTGATGTGTATTGACAATTTCTCCAACTCAGTCTCGG ACGACAAAGGTAATGCAGTTTCATTGTTGCGAGTGGCAGAACTAGTTGGAAAGCCAATTCCTTTTGAGAGATGCGATGTATGCGATCTGGAGAAACTGGATGCAGTTTTTGCTAAA GGTCATTTTGACGGATTAATACATCTTGCAGCGCTGAAAGCCGTTGGAGAATCGGTGGCCATGCCTTACGAATATTACTCTAACAATCTCATTGCTAGTCTCAACCTCGTCAAG ATGTGTCAGAAATATAAtgtcaaaaatttcatcttttcttcgaGCGCCACTGTCTACGGGGTTCCTAAGGAACTCCCCATCACTGAAAGCTGTCCGACTGGCCAA GGAATAACCAACCCCTATGGTCAAACAAAGTACATGATGGAGCAGATACTAATAGATGTTGGGAAGGCGCATCCT GACTGGAATATTGTGTTACTGCGATATTTCAATCCTGTTGGCGCGCATCCTAGCGGGAGGATCGGTGAGGACCCGCGAGGCATTCCGAATAATCTAATGCCTTTCGTTAGTCAG GTAGCTATAGGAAAACTACCTGTCTTGAAAATCTTCGGCGACAAATGGGATACTCCAGATGGTACGGGAGTACGCGACTTCATCCATATAGTTGATCTTGCACGTGGTCATGTCAAAGCACTAGACAGGATCAGGAAAGAAG GTCACATTGGCACAGAAATCTACAACCTCGGAACCGGTACCGGCTATTCGGTGAAAGAAATGGTCGCTGCATTTGAAAAGGCCAGTGATAGAAAAATCCCTACGGAG atcggTGAACCCCGTACAGGAGATGTCGCAGCTGTTTACTGCGATCCTTCGTTGGCTTTGAAAATGTTGGGTTGGAAGGCAGAATTTGGTCTTGAAGAGATGAGTCGCGATCTATGGCACTGGCAGAGTATGAATCCTAATGGTTTTTCTCAA GAGCTCTTGTGCAATATGTCGCTGAATGTGGGTGTACTTGGACATGTTGATAGTGGAAAAACAACGCTGACTAGAGCTCTGGCCGAAATAGCATCCACTGCTGCCTTCGACAAACATGCTGAAAGTGGAGGAAGGAGGAACACTCTTGATCTTGG ATTTTCGTCCCTCATCGTTTCTGGTCGCCGGCTTGCGTTAATTGACTGTCCCGGACATGCAGGACTCATCAGGGCAGTGTTGTCTGCAAGCACCGTCTTTGACATGGCGATTGTT GTTGTGGAAGCATCGTCAGGAATTCAACCACAAACGGCGGAGCATCTTCTTCTATGCTCTATTTTCTGTCCTAAACGAGTCATTGTTGTGCTCAACAAAATTGACTtggtgaaagaaaatgag ATTCCTAGCATtacgaaaaaagtgagaaaagcaATCATTGCATTAGGAATTGCAGAAGAGTCTCCG ATAGTCCCTTTATCTCTactgaaaatagaagaaaacacCCTTCATGAGTTAATGTGTGTTCTGACGAAGAGTGTTTATGAACCACTGagggaaaattctggaag GCGTCAGTGTAGGAAGAGTCTGAGCTTTATTATAGAAAGGTACGGTTATTATATGGCACAACATTTGACAGAACGTTATGAGAATCCGCAATTTGAAACTGCATGCACACTTCTGATTTCTAAATAG
- a CDS encoding hypothetical protein (NECATOR_CHRI.G2183.T3) yields the protein MTGTVIDGTIRLNQEIEIPVLKEKKKVKGLESWKQPVDQVSVGERAAILVQQLNAASISRTMVCSPGALSEMISCIGSVQAISFYRGTISSGMKVHVSTGFETVMAECQFLRPEADEYEQLKTLENPCICWLTFEHSVYSRPNAFFIASKLDHQGKGCRFMFHGKLGEPLKEPKLRRFVRKERVGMPVTLSTGEVGRIASAFGKGGKVRVEFNTPLADTSVEKISTGMDVEVHLHMKKYVGEKECMCASTLGRLALPRSSSTTFLRAFRASAQIWSQEVGDDGLPKDYKVKTLKAGSRRLDTFVNRASGKSSSQVEKLILGGRVRVNEEVHTKKSYNVQKEDCIDVWIGSCPENKGLADVERYEIIDYEVTEKGYDIQIKSWKKFLVDNWRG from the exons ATGACTGGAACGGTAATAGATGGTACAATACG GCTTAACCAAGAGATTGAAATCCCAGttttgaaggagaagaagaaagtgaaggGACTTGAATCTTGGAAGCAACCAGTCGACCAg GTGTCTGTCGGAGAACGTGCTGCAATTTTAGTGCAACAGCTTAATGCCGCCTCCATTTCACGCACTATGG tttgttcTCCAGGAGCTCTTTCTGAGATGATTTCGTGTATTGGATCTGTACAGGCGATCTCTTTCTACCGTGGTACAATATCATCTGGCATGAAAGTTCACGTCTCTACGGGGTTTGAGACAGTTATGGCGGAATGCCAGTTCCTTAGGCCGGAAGCAGATGAGTACGAGCAGCTGAAGACTCTCGAGAATCCTTGCATTTGTTGGTTGACTTTCGAACATTCGGTCTACTCTCGCCCCAATGCTTTTTTTATCGCTTCGAAACTGGACCATCAAGGGAAAGGGTGTCGTTTCATGTTTCATGGTAAGCTAGGTGAACCTCTCAAAGAACCAAAACTGCGAAGATTTGTCCGAAAAGAGCGAGTAG GGATGCCGGTAACATTAAGCACCGGAGAAGTCGGGCGGATAGCATCAGCATTTGGGAAAGGTGGAAAAGTTCGTGTTGAGTTCAATACTCCTCTCGCTGATACGAgtgttgagaaaatttctacGGGTATGGATGTAGAAGTGCATTTgcatatgaaaaaatatgtagGAGAGAAAGAA TGTATGTGTGCGAGCACGTTAGGTCGCTTAGCTCTACCACGTAGCTCTAGCACCACATTTTTGCGTGCATTTCGGGCTAGTGCACAGATTTGGAGTCAGGAAGTTGGAGATGATGGTTTACCGAAGGATTATAAAGTGAAGACGTTGAAGGCAGGCAGTCGTCGCCTCGATACATTTGTCAATAGAGCCAGCGGAAAAAGTAGCTC ACAAGTGGAAAAGCTCATCCTTGGCGGTCGTGTACGCGTGAATGAAGAGGTGCATACGAAAAAATCATACAAC GTCCAAAAAGAGGACTGTATCGATGTATGGATCGGTTCTTGCCCTGAAAATAAGGGACTTGCGGACGTGGAACGATACGAG ATAATTGACTATGAAGTGACGGAGAAAGGCTACGATATCCAAATTAAATCATGGAAAAAGTTCCTTGTCGATAATTGGAGAGGATGA
- a CDS encoding hypothetical protein (NECATOR_CHRI.G2185.T4), with protein MYGHFYHSVKRQRNHCYQNLTIMRILVTGAAGFIGSHTTLELVEAGYDVMCIDNFSNSVSDDKGNAVSLLRVAELVGKPIPFERCDVCDLEKLDAVFAKGHFDGLIHLAALKAVGESVAMPYEYYSNNLIASLNLVKMCQKYNVKNFIFSSSATVYGVPKELPITESCPTGQGITNPYGQTKYMMEQILIDVGKAHPDWNIVLLRYFNPVGAHPSGRIGEDPRGIPNNLMPFVSQVAIGKLPVLKIFGDKWDTPDGTGVRDFIHIVDLARGHVKALDRIRKEGHIGTEIYNLGTGTGYSVKEMVAAFEKASDRKIPTEIGEPRTGDVAAVYCDPSLALKMLGWKAEFGLEEMSRDLWHWQSMNPNGFSQELLCNMSLNVGVLGHVDSGKTTLTRALAEIASTAAFDKHAESGGRRNTLDLGRLKTTRNKSVITLAVALEAHSVLRAVCLAICESDVKFSSLIVSGRRLALIDCPGHAGLIRAVLSASTVFDMAIVVVEASSGIQPQTAEHLLLCSIFCPKRVIVVLNKIDLVKENEIPSITKKVRKAIIALGIAEESPIVPLSLLKIEENTLHELMCVLTKSVYEPLRENSGRRQCRKSLSFIIERYGYYMAQHLTERYENPQFETACTLLISK; from the exons ATGTACGGACACTTTTACCATTCTGTGAAGCGTCAAAGAAACCATTGTTACCAGAACTTGACC ATAATGCGGATTCTAGTCACGGGGGCAGCCGGATTCATAGGAAGTCATACTACTCTTGAGCTTGTTGAAGCTGGCTATGATGTGATGTGTATTGACAATTTCTCCAACTCAGTCTCGG ACGACAAAGGTAATGCAGTTTCATTGTTGCGAGTGGCAGAACTAGTTGGAAAGCCAATTCCTTTTGAGAGATGCGATGTATGCGATCTGGAGAAACTGGATGCAGTTTTTGCTAAA GGTCATTTTGACGGATTAATACATCTTGCAGCGCTGAAAGCCGTTGGAGAATCGGTGGCCATGCCTTACGAATATTACTCTAACAATCTCATTGCTAGTCTCAACCTCGTCAAG ATGTGTCAGAAATATAAtgtcaaaaatttcatcttttcttcgaGCGCCACTGTCTACGGGGTTCCTAAGGAACTCCCCATCACTGAAAGCTGTCCGACTGGCCAA GGAATAACCAACCCCTATGGTCAAACAAAGTACATGATGGAGCAGATACTAATAGATGTTGGGAAGGCGCATCCT GACTGGAATATTGTGTTACTGCGATATTTCAATCCTGTTGGCGCGCATCCTAGCGGGAGGATCGGTGAGGACCCGCGAGGCATTCCGAATAATCTAATGCCTTTCGTTAGTCAG GTAGCTATAGGAAAACTACCTGTCTTGAAAATCTTCGGCGACAAATGGGATACTCCAGATGGTACGGGAGTACGCGACTTCATCCATATAGTTGATCTTGCACGTGGTCATGTCAAAGCACTAGACAGGATCAGGAAAGAAG GTCACATTGGCACAGAAATCTACAACCTCGGAACCGGTACCGGCTATTCGGTGAAAGAAATGGTCGCTGCATTTGAAAAGGCCAGTGATAGAAAAATCCCTACGGAG atcggTGAACCCCGTACAGGAGATGTCGCAGCTGTTTACTGCGATCCTTCGTTGGCTTTGAAAATGTTGGGTTGGAAGGCAGAATTTGGTCTTGAAGAGATGAGTCGCGATCTATGGCACTGGCAGAGTATGAATCCTAATGGTTTTTCTCAA GAGCTCTTGTGCAATATGTCGCTGAATGTGGGTGTACTTGGACATGTTGATAGTGGAAAAACAACGCTGACTAGAGCTCTGGCCGAAATAGCATCCACTGCTGCCTTCGACAAACATGCTGAAAGTGGAGGAAGGAGGAACACTCTTGATCTTGG TCGGCTTAAAACgacaagaaataaaagtgtAATTACACTAGCGGTCGCTTTGGAGGCTCATAGCGTCTTGCGAGCGGTCTGCTTGGCAATTTGTGAAAGTGACGTGAA ATTTTCGTCCCTCATCGTTTCTGGTCGCCGGCTTGCGTTAATTGACTGTCCCGGACATGCAGGACTCATCAGGGCAGTGTTGTCTGCAAGCACCGTCTTTGACATGGCGATTGTT GTTGTGGAAGCATCGTCAGGAATTCAACCACAAACGGCGGAGCATCTTCTTCTATGCTCTATTTTCTGTCCTAAACGAGTCATTGTTGTGCTCAACAAAATTGACTtggtgaaagaaaatgag ATTCCTAGCATtacgaaaaaagtgagaaaagcaATCATTGCATTAGGAATTGCAGAAGAGTCTCCG ATAGTCCCTTTATCTCTactgaaaatagaagaaaacacCCTTCATGAGTTAATGTGTGTTCTGACGAAGAGTGTTTATGAACCACTGagggaaaattctggaag GCGTCAGTGTAGGAAGAGTCTGAGCTTTATTATAGAAAGGTACGGTTATTATATGGCACAACATTTGACAGAACGTTATGAGAATCCGCAATTTGAAACTGCATGCACACTTCTGATTTCTAAATAG
- a CDS encoding hypothetical protein (NECATOR_CHRI.G2183.T2), whose amino-acid sequence MPAKIFDSVSINVRCLGFYRLVVAVDHCFPVTGKGTVMTGTVIDGTIRLNQEIEIPVLKEKKKVKGLESWKQPVDQVSVGERAAILVQQLNAASISRTMVCSPGALSEMISCIGSVQAISFYRGTISSGMKVHVSTGFETVMAECQFLRPEADEYEQLKTLENPCICWLTFEHSVYSRPNAFFIASKLDHQGKGCRFMFHGKLGEPLKEPKLRRFVRKERVGKAERVENKKSIVCNSLFKKETKISIFEGMPVTLSTGEVGRIASAFGKGGKVRVEFNTPLADTSVEKISTGMDVEVHLHMKKYVGEKEVRGCLPSKAS is encoded by the exons atGCCAGCAAAAATCTTTGATAGCGTCTCCATTAATGTTAGATGTTTGGGATTTTACCG gCTCGTTGTCGCAGTAGATCACTGTTTTCCTGTCACGGGAAAAGGTACCGTGATGACTGGAACGGTAATAGATGGTACAATACG GCTTAACCAAGAGATTGAAATCCCAGttttgaaggagaagaagaaagtgaaggGACTTGAATCTTGGAAGCAACCAGTCGACCAg GTGTCTGTCGGAGAACGTGCTGCAATTTTAGTGCAACAGCTTAATGCCGCCTCCATTTCACGCACTATGG tttgttcTCCAGGAGCTCTTTCTGAGATGATTTCGTGTATTGGATCTGTACAGGCGATCTCTTTCTACCGTGGTACAATATCATCTGGCATGAAAGTTCACGTCTCTACGGGGTTTGAGACAGTTATGGCGGAATGCCAGTTCCTTAGGCCGGAAGCAGATGAGTACGAGCAGCTGAAGACTCTCGAGAATCCTTGCATTTGTTGGTTGACTTTCGAACATTCGGTCTACTCTCGCCCCAATGCTTTTTTTATCGCTTCGAAACTGGACCATCAAGGGAAAGGGTGTCGTTTCATGTTTCATGGTAAGCTAGGTGAACCTCTCAAAGAACCAAAACTGCGAAGATTTGTCCGAAAAGAGCGAGTAGGTAAAGCGGAGAgagtggaaaacaaaaaaagtatcgTATGCAATTCGCtttttaagaaagaaacaaaaataagcatATTTGAAGGGATGCCGGTAACATTAAGCACCGGAGAAGTCGGGCGGATAGCATCAGCATTTGGGAAAGGTGGAAAAGTTCGTGTTGAGTTCAATACTCCTCTCGCTGATACGAgtgttgagaaaatttctacGGGTATGGATGTAGAAGTGCATTTgcatatgaaaaaatatgtagGAGAGAAAGAAGTGAGGGGATGTTTGCCATCAAAGGCGTCCTAG
- a CDS encoding hypothetical protein (NECATOR_CHRI.G2184.T1), whose product MATANTKENEYSKVLKTATPASGKSQMYPGVTGAGKGVLAQADAVQNAKKAKMKRFFHKLKENIGFVERTEFSKELSTAMEEMDRYKLCLDRLADAVCGVIQENPKFRKTEKQMELAPPPGQNCFEMVSTWLSTQKGFEEYPNCKNQIDIYKKLGEENREYLHRARRALHNIRTFIQHDYWVIGEQRTELDNLRSEMDFAKAELKSTKEPQLIEIRNKTYNEAVTAFEEKLKQVTNSMDSIPKHRQSHVADLVEFANCTKHYHEKMAKILDAGNK is encoded by the exons ATGGCTACagcaaatacaaaagaaaat GAATATTCAAAAGTCCTAAAAACGGCTACGCCCGCGTCGGGCAAATC GCAAATGTATCCAGGTGTTACTGGGGCTGGTAAAGGCGTGCTAGCACAGGCAGATGCA GTGCAAAATGCAAAGAAAGCCAAAATGAAGAGGTTCTTTCACAAACTCAAAGAAAACATCGGATTTGTTGAGCGAACTGAATTTTCGAAGGAACTAAGCACAGctatggaagaaatggaccgctACAAG CTGTGTCTCGATCGTTTAGCAGATGCTGTCTGTGGGGTGATACAAGAAAATCCTAAGTTCCGTAAAACT gaaaaacaaatggaactgGCTCCTCCACCAGGTCAGAACTGCTTCGAGATGGTATCGACATGGTTGAGCACTCAAAAAGGCTTTGAAGAATATCCa AACTGTAAAAACCAAATTGACATATACAAGAAGCTGGGCGAAGAAAACAGAGAATACTTACATCGAGCTCGACGCGCACTTCACAATATTAGAACATTCATTCAACATGACTACTGGGTGATAGGGGAACAGCGAACAg AGTTGGACAACTTACGATCAGAGATGGATTTTGCGAAAGCGGAGCTCAAATCGACAAAAGAACCACAACTAATAGAGATAAGAAACAAGACATACAATGAAGCAGTAACAGCATTTGAAGAGAAACTTAAACAG GTGACGAACTCAATGGATTCAATTCCAAAACATAGACAATCTCATGTGGCTGATTTAGTCGAATTTGCAAACTGCACAAAGCATTATCATGAAAAAATGGCGAAGATCTTGGATGCTGGAAACAAATAG
- a CDS encoding hypothetical protein (NECATOR_CHRI.G2183.T1) has product MCASTLGRLALPRSSSTTFLRAFRASAQIWSQEVGDDGLPKDYKVKTLKAGSRRLDTFVNRASGKSSSQVEKLILGGRVRVNEEVHTKKSYNVQKEDCIDVWIGSCPENKGLADVERYEIIDYEVTEKGYDIQIKSWKKFLVDNWRG; this is encoded by the exons ATGTGTGCGAGCACGTTAGGTCGCTTAGCTCTACCACGTAGCTCTAGCACCACATTTTTGCGTGCATTTCGGGCTAGTGCACAGATTTGGAGTCAGGAAGTTGGAGATGATGGTTTACCGAAGGATTATAAAGTGAAGACGTTGAAGGCAGGCAGTCGTCGCCTCGATACATTTGTCAATAGAGCCAGCGGAAAAAGTAGCTC ACAAGTGGAAAAGCTCATCCTTGGCGGTCGTGTACGCGTGAATGAAGAGGTGCATACGAAAAAATCATACAAC GTCCAAAAAGAGGACTGTATCGATGTATGGATCGGTTCTTGCCCTGAAAATAAGGGACTTGCGGACGTGGAACGATACGAG ATAATTGACTATGAAGTGACGGAGAAAGGCTACGATATCCAAATTAAATCATGGAAAAAGTTCCTTGTCGATAATTGGAGAGGATGA
- a CDS encoding hypothetical protein (NECATOR_CHRI.G2185.T2), whose protein sequence is MRILVTGAAGFIGSHTTLELVEAGYDVMCIDNFSNSVSDDKGNAVSLLRVAELVGKPIPFERCDVCDLEKLDAVFAKGHFDGLIHLAALKAVGESVAMPYEYYSNNLIASLNLVKMCQKYNVKNFIFSSSATVYGVPKELPITESCPTGQGITNPYGQTKYMMEQILIDVGKAHPDWNIVLLRYFNPVGAHPSGRIGEDPRGIPNNLMPFVSQVAIGKLPVLKIFGDKWDTPDGTGVRDFIHIVDLARGHVKALDRIRKEGHIGTEIYNLGTGTGYSVKEMVAAFEKASDRKIPTEIGEPRTGDVAAVYCDPSLALKMLGWKAEFGLEEMSRDLWHWQSMNPNGFSQV, encoded by the exons ATGCGGATTCTAGTCACGGGGGCAGCCGGATTCATAGGAAGTCATACTACTCTTGAGCTTGTTGAAGCTGGCTATGATGTGATGTGTATTGACAATTTCTCCAACTCAGTCTCGG ACGACAAAGGTAATGCAGTTTCATTGTTGCGAGTGGCAGAACTAGTTGGAAAGCCAATTCCTTTTGAGAGATGCGATGTATGCGATCTGGAGAAACTGGATGCAGTTTTTGCTAAA GGTCATTTTGACGGATTAATACATCTTGCAGCGCTGAAAGCCGTTGGAGAATCGGTGGCCATGCCTTACGAATATTACTCTAACAATCTCATTGCTAGTCTCAACCTCGTCAAG ATGTGTCAGAAATATAAtgtcaaaaatttcatcttttcttcgaGCGCCACTGTCTACGGGGTTCCTAAGGAACTCCCCATCACTGAAAGCTGTCCGACTGGCCAA GGAATAACCAACCCCTATGGTCAAACAAAGTACATGATGGAGCAGATACTAATAGATGTTGGGAAGGCGCATCCT GACTGGAATATTGTGTTACTGCGATATTTCAATCCTGTTGGCGCGCATCCTAGCGGGAGGATCGGTGAGGACCCGCGAGGCATTCCGAATAATCTAATGCCTTTCGTTAGTCAG GTAGCTATAGGAAAACTACCTGTCTTGAAAATCTTCGGCGACAAATGGGATACTCCAGATGGTACGGGAGTACGCGACTTCATCCATATAGTTGATCTTGCACGTGGTCATGTCAAAGCACTAGACAGGATCAGGAAAGAAG GTCACATTGGCACAGAAATCTACAACCTCGGAACCGGTACCGGCTATTCGGTGAAAGAAATGGTCGCTGCATTTGAAAAGGCCAGTGATAGAAAAATCCCTACGGAG atcggTGAACCCCGTACAGGAGATGTCGCAGCTGTTTACTGCGATCCTTCGTTGGCTTTGAAAATGTTGGGTTGGAAGGCAGAATTTGGTCTTGAAGAGATGAGTCGCGATCTATGGCACTGGCAGAGTATGAATCCTAATGGTTTTTCTCAAGTATAA
- a CDS encoding hypothetical protein (NECATOR_CHRI.G2184.T2) produces MKNISLLGIQISRSFAGLRTPNLTWNQLVDELHNMATANTKENEYSKVLKTATPASGKSQMYPGVTGAGKGVLAQADAVQNAKKAKMKRFFHKLKENIGFVERTEFSKELSTAMEEMDRYKLCLDRLADAVCGVIQENPKFRKTEKQMELAPPPGQNCFEMVSTWLSTQKGFEEYPNCKNQIDIYKKLGEENREYLHRARRALHNIRTFIQHDYWVIGEQRTELDNLRSEMDFAKAELKSTKEPQLIEIRNKTYNEAVTAFEEKLKQVTNSMDSIPKHRQSHVADLVEFANCTKHYHEKMAKILDAGNK; encoded by the exons atgaaaaa CATTTCACTTTTGGGTATCCAAATCAGTCGGTCATTTGCCGGACTTCGGACACCTAATCTTACTTGGAACCAACTCGTTG ATGAGCTACACAACATGGCTACagcaaatacaaaagaaaat GAATATTCAAAAGTCCTAAAAACGGCTACGCCCGCGTCGGGCAAATC GCAAATGTATCCAGGTGTTACTGGGGCTGGTAAAGGCGTGCTAGCACAGGCAGATGCA GTGCAAAATGCAAAGAAAGCCAAAATGAAGAGGTTCTTTCACAAACTCAAAGAAAACATCGGATTTGTTGAGCGAACTGAATTTTCGAAGGAACTAAGCACAGctatggaagaaatggaccgctACAAG CTGTGTCTCGATCGTTTAGCAGATGCTGTCTGTGGGGTGATACAAGAAAATCCTAAGTTCCGTAAAACT gaaaaacaaatggaactgGCTCCTCCACCAGGTCAGAACTGCTTCGAGATGGTATCGACATGGTTGAGCACTCAAAAAGGCTTTGAAGAATATCCa AACTGTAAAAACCAAATTGACATATACAAGAAGCTGGGCGAAGAAAACAGAGAATACTTACATCGAGCTCGACGCGCACTTCACAATATTAGAACATTCATTCAACATGACTACTGGGTGATAGGGGAACAGCGAACAg AGTTGGACAACTTACGATCAGAGATGGATTTTGCGAAAGCGGAGCTCAAATCGACAAAAGAACCACAACTAATAGAGATAAGAAACAAGACATACAATGAAGCAGTAACAGCATTTGAAGAGAAACTTAAACAG GTGACGAACTCAATGGATTCAATTCCAAAACATAGACAATCTCATGTGGCTGATTTAGTCGAATTTGCAAACTGCACAAAGCATTATCATGAAAAAATGGCGAAGATCTTGGATGCTGGAAACAAATAG
- a CDS encoding hypothetical protein (NECATOR_CHRI.G2186.T1) has protein sequence MLDNLARVLSSYAGRDKVVRSLAFFLILKAQSSPNKEALLALAKQCSAARLVLRQFNHPSMIKSCQQLLTTEPTDPVDYACSTAVTGVYTVYGFVEMFAWLADAKIVAMDAGSLYRWCVYLWITALIAGIIRQIHLILRKGWEKTSDDIFTLVGLTSDFISGVNSLPHNILWAGKLSSSQSATFSLIASLVGLYRLF, from the coding sequence ATGCTAGACAATTTGGCCAGGGTGCTTAGCAGTTACGCTGGCCGAGACAAAGTTGTCCGATCTCTTGCCTTTTTCCTCATTCTGAAAGCCCAGTCGTCACCAAATAAGGAGGCTCTCTTGGCTCTCGCCAAACAATGTTCTGCAGCACGTCTGGTATTGCGGCAATTCAATCATCCGTCTATGATTAAATCTTGTCAACAGTTGTTGACTACTGAACCCACTGATCCTGTTGATTATGCTTGCTCAACGGCCGTCACTGGAGTTTACACTGTGTACGGATTCGTGGAAATGTTTGCATGGCTCGCTGATGCGAAGATAGTTGCAATGGATGCTGGAAGTTTGTACAGATGGTGCGTATATCTTTGGATCACCGCTTTGATTGCTGGAATTATCCGTCAAATTCATCTTATATTGAGAAAAGGATGGGAGAAGACCAGTGATGATATTTTCACCCTCGTAGGGCTCACGAGTGATTTTATATCAGGTGTGAATTCGCTCCCTCATAACATTCTCTGGGCTGGGaagctttcttcttctcaaagcGCTACATTTTCGCTCATAGCTTCTCTGGTTGGACTTTATAGGTTGTTCTGA